The genomic stretch CGCGGTTTGGCACCTCGATGTCGGCTCATCACATCCTGGGGCTGAAGCAGGTCCCAAGGGTTCGGCTGTTCGCCGATTAAAGTGGTACGTGAGCTGGGTTTAGAACGTCGTGAGACAGTTCGGTCCCTATCTCATGTGGGCGTAGGAGACTTGAAGGGATCTGTCCCTAGTACGAGAGGACCGGGATGGACGAACCTCTGGTGCACCAGTTGTCGTGCCAACGGCACCGCTGGGTAGCTAAGTTCGGAAAGGATAACCGCTGAAAGCATCTAAGCGGGAAGCCCCCCCTAAGATGAGGTCTCCCTGAAGGGCCCTGGAAGATCACCAGGTTGATAGGCGGGATGTGTAAGCGCTGCGAGGCGTTGAGCTAACCCGTACTAATCGCCCGTTTGGCTTGACCATTTTTACTTTTTCGTGTGACTCTTCTTTGGCGGATTCTTTCGCCTGTAACCCATTTCGGCCGGCTCGAGCCGGTTGGCCCAGACGCGGACCGTTCAGGTCCTCGGCGCAGAGGCCAGTTGTTGGTTCTTTTTCAAGTAGCGTTTAGGTTTTTCCGGTGGCAATTGCGAGGGGGAAACACCCGTTCCCATCCCGAACACGGTAGTTAAGCCCCTCTGCGCCGATGGTACTGCGTGGGTGACTGCGTGGGAGAGTAGGTCGCCGCCGGGAGTTTTTCGAGGCCCGCGAGAAATCGCGGGTCTTTCTTTATGGGGGACACAATACGTAATCTACGCGCGCCTGTACTTGTGGCCCCATGCCGAGGGGCCGCGAAGACGCAAAGATTACGTATTGTGTTCCCCAGTGCTAACTTTTTCCGGTTCGGGGTGTCTATATGACTGGAATGGCGGAAGAGTCCACAGACACCGAGCTGATCGAGGCGACGCTCGGCGGGCGTGAGGAGGCCTTCGAGATGTTGATGAAGCGCTACGAGCGCTTCGTCTACAAGCTCGCCTTCGGCTTCGGCCGCAGTCACGAGAACGCTCTGGACTTGAGCCAGACGATCTTCTTGAAGGTCTACCGCAAGCTCTCGTTGTTCCAGGGACAGTCGAGTTTTCGGACCTGGCTGGCCAAGGTTGCCTACCATGAGGGCCTCAACTGGCGACGCGCGAATCGGCGCCATCTCGACGGCCGCGAAGAGCTGACCCAGGTTGCCGACTCCGGGTCCACGCCCCAAGATCAGGGCGTTCTCAAGGAGGAACGCACTCGGCTTGTGCTCGGTGGCCTGGCCCAGCTCAACCGGCGCTACCGTACCGCAATCGAGCTGCGCTATTTCCATGGCATGGGGGTGCGCGAGATCGCCTCGGTGCTCGGGTGCAGCGAGGGCGTGGCGAAGAACGCCTTGTTTCGAGGCATTCGCCGACTCAGAAGTCAATTGGCGCAGGCCTGAAGGTCTGGCCCGAAGGAGAGACAACATGTCCGACACCAAAGATTGCAGGCGCTTCGAAGACGGTCTCGCCTCCTTGATGAGCGGCGACTCGACACCTGACGAGCGCAGTTTGGTGATGAGGCATCTCGCCGAATGCGAAGACTGCGCGGATCTCTTCGCGATTCATGCCGAGCTCGAAGACATGGAGCTCCCGGCGGCTGCCGAAGCCGAGTTCCTGGCTCTGCGCCGTGATGTATTGCGCTCGATTCGGCAAGAGACGAAGAGCGGGGCCAAAGGCTGGCTCAGGAATCTCGGCGTCGGAGGCCTGCGTCCGTCCATCGCCCTGGCGACCGTTGCGGGGGCTCTGGTCATCGGGTTCTTCATCGGCCGGTGGCCGAGCGCCGACCGCGCCTTCGAGCGAGCCCACGAGGAGGACCTGCGGCGGGCCAACAGCAACCAGGCCATTGCCGGTCAGCTGGAGTTCGCCGCATTGCGCAACCGGCGCATGGAAGAGAGCGCGAACTCGCCCTACACGTTTTCGGACCTGCAGGTTCGCGAGATCGATGACGGTCGCGTAGCCCTGTCGTTTGACGTCGCCACACACCTCGAGCTGGTGCGGGACAAGTCGGACCCGCTGGTTTCCGAGATTCTGGTGCAGGCACTGGTGAATCCGGCGCCGGTCGGCACGCGTCTCGAGGCGATCTCGCTGGTTCGCTCGATGGAGCCGAAAGTGCGCGACGCCCTGATCGTCGCCATGCTCGGCGACGAGAGTCTCCCGGTTCGACTGGGTGCGCTCGAGAAGCTGGCTGGCGAACCGATGCATCCGTCGACCGAAGCGGCCTTGCTCGAAGTGCTCGAGAGCGAGGAGTCCGTTCAGATGCGACTGCTCGCGATCGACCACCTGGCCAAGGAGCGGGTCGCACCGGAAATAGTGGAGTCCGCGATTCTGTCCGGGCAGCCCGAGCCGGGGAGCGCGGTCTTCGTGCGCGCCCAGGATTACTTTGCGAAATTCTAGACAAGGGATCTCTAGCGAAAGGAGAAGAAATGAAACTACGACAATGCACGCCAGTCTTGCTGATCGCCATGTTGGCCACTCCGGTCAGCGTAGCGGCTCAGGCCTTCGAAGAATGTGACGTTTCCCCGGGAGGACTACTTGAGATCGACCTGCAGACCGGCGGCTCGATCGAGATAACGGGATGGGATCGCCAAGCCGTACGCGTTGAAGCCGAGCCCCACGGCAATGGCGCCGTGCCCAGAGTCGAGATTCGGTGCACCGAGGAGGGAGTCGAGGTCGAAATCAATGAAGGCGACTGGCACGATCGCGGTAAGCGCCACCACCACGGTCACAAGGGGCACCGGGTCAAGGTGCAGGTCCCGGTTCTCTTCAACCTCGAGATCGAAACCATGGGTGGCGGAATCACGATCGCGGATGTCGAAGGGCGGATCGAGGGCGAGACCATGGGCGGCGAGCTCGACCTGTCGAATCTCAAGGGCGAGCTCGATCTTTCCACCATGGGAGGTAGCATCCGCCTGGTCGATTCGGAAGTCGACGGCGAGGTCTCGACGATGGGCGGTGAGGTATTGCTCGAAAACGTCGTCGGCGACGTCGACGGCTCGTCGATGGGCGGCAACGTCAGCTACAAGAACGTCCAGCGCTCGGATGGA from bacterium encodes the following:
- a CDS encoding sigma-70 family RNA polymerase sigma factor; the encoded protein is MAEESTDTELIEATLGGREEAFEMLMKRYERFVYKLAFGFGRSHENALDLSQTIFLKVYRKLSLFQGQSSFRTWLAKVAYHEGLNWRRANRRHLDGREELTQVADSGSTPQDQGVLKEERTRLVLGGLAQLNRRYRTAIELRYFHGMGVREIASVLGCSEGVAKNALFRGIRRLRSQLAQA